One stretch of Pradoshia sp. D12 DNA includes these proteins:
- a CDS encoding DUF86 domain-containing protein, whose protein sequence is MYFVDREAIEDKLLYLETQTNLLKSKGEWTESTIEKLALERIFQTIIDAVLDVGNSMIDGFIMRDPGSYEDIIDILLDEKVIDSAMEIDLKTLLPYRKELVQAYTAIHHEQLQKAVYENLNTIQQFPACIRSYIETELGVVTAFKPYDK, encoded by the coding sequence ATGTACTTCGTAGATCGAGAAGCAATTGAGGATAAACTGCTTTATTTAGAAACTCAGACAAATCTTCTGAAAAGTAAAGGAGAATGGACTGAGTCGACTATTGAGAAACTGGCATTAGAGCGTATCTTTCAAACCATCATTGATGCCGTTCTGGATGTAGGGAATTCAATGATAGATGGTTTTATTATGAGAGATCCAGGCAGCTATGAAGACATAATCGATATCCTGCTGGATGAAAAAGTGATTGATTCAGCGATGGAGATTGATTTAAAAACATTGCTCCCATACAGGAAAGAACTCGTGCAAGCCTACACAGCTATTCATCACGAGCAACTGCAAAAAGCAGTATATGAAAATTTGAACACTATTCAACAATTCCCTGCATGTATAAGAAGCTATATTGAAACTGAATTAGGTGTCGTAACAGCTTTTAAACCATATGATAAATGA
- a CDS encoding phosphatidylglycerophosphatase A — protein MKDKSIDKTEQTARQWLMDRGVSVKDIGELVMYLQHKYHDDLQLEDCIYNVERVLSKREVQNAILTGIQLDMLAEKGLLEEPIQSIIGVDEGLYGVDEILALSIVNVYGSIGFTNYGYVDKLKPGILKRLNDKSTGECHTFLDDIVGAIAAAASSRLAHRIENVE, from the coding sequence ATGAAAGATAAATCAATTGATAAAACGGAACAGACTGCAAGACAATGGCTAATGGATCGCGGCGTATCGGTAAAAGATATCGGTGAATTAGTTATGTATCTCCAGCATAAATACCATGATGATTTGCAATTGGAAGATTGTATTTACAACGTGGAACGCGTACTTTCAAAACGCGAGGTTCAAAATGCCATTTTAACCGGCATTCAATTAGATATGTTAGCTGAAAAGGGCTTATTGGAGGAACCAATACAATCCATTATTGGTGTCGATGAAGGTTTGTATGGCGTGGATGAGATTCTTGCATTAAGCATTGTTAATGTATATGGCTCCATTGGCTTTACCAACTATGGATATGTAGATAAACTTAAGCCCGGTATCCTGAAGCGATTAAATGATAAATCAACCGGAGAATGTCATACCTTTCTAGATGATATTGTCGGCGCCATCGCAGCTGCTGCCTCTAGCCGGCTGGCACACCGTATTGAAAACGTGGAGTAA
- the thrC gene encoding threonine synthase: MSWNGLLQEFKEFLPVNNQTPNLSLLEGNTPLIRCHNLSKELGIDLYVKYEGANPTGSFKDRGMVMAVAKAIEEGSDTIICASTGNTSAAAAAYAARSGLRCIVVIPDGKIAMGKLAQAVMYGAEIYAIKGNFDQALAMVRSISAKFPITLVNSVNPYRIEGQKTAAFEICKQLGKAPDVLAIPVGNAGNITAYWKGFKEYHEQCQSGLPEMRGFEAEGAAAIVHNRVFEQPETIATAIRIGNPASWEYAVEAVKESNGKIDEINDDDIIKAYQLLARKEGIFAEPASCASIAGIYKQLQTGEIKKGQTVVAVLTGNGLKDPNTAVEYSQIQPTVIENDEEELVRCFGGVVSS; the protein is encoded by the coding sequence ATGAGCTGGAATGGGTTACTGCAGGAATTTAAAGAATTTTTACCGGTGAATAACCAGACCCCGAATTTAAGTCTGTTGGAGGGGAATACGCCGTTAATTCGCTGTCATAATCTTTCAAAGGAGTTGGGGATTGATTTATATGTTAAATATGAAGGTGCCAATCCAACAGGCTCCTTTAAAGATCGGGGAATGGTGATGGCAGTAGCAAAAGCCATAGAAGAAGGCAGTGATACGATTATATGTGCTTCAACCGGCAATACATCCGCTGCAGCTGCAGCCTACGCAGCCCGATCCGGGCTACGCTGCATTGTTGTTATTCCTGATGGGAAAATTGCCATGGGTAAGTTAGCTCAGGCAGTTATGTATGGAGCCGAAATCTATGCCATTAAAGGGAACTTCGATCAGGCATTGGCTATGGTCCGCTCCATCAGTGCCAAATTTCCCATCACACTTGTCAATTCGGTGAATCCTTACAGAATTGAAGGGCAAAAAACGGCTGCTTTTGAGATATGTAAACAATTGGGTAAGGCCCCTGATGTGCTCGCAATACCGGTTGGAAATGCCGGTAATATTACAGCGTATTGGAAAGGGTTTAAGGAATATCATGAGCAATGCCAGAGTGGGCTTCCGGAAATGAGAGGCTTCGAAGCGGAAGGTGCGGCTGCGATTGTACATAATCGGGTGTTCGAACAACCAGAAACCATAGCCACTGCGATTCGTATCGGAAATCCGGCCAGTTGGGAATATGCCGTTGAGGCGGTAAAGGAATCAAACGGAAAAATAGATGAAATCAATGATGATGATATTATCAAGGCTTATCAGTTATTAGCCAGAAAAGAAGGAATATTTGCCGAACCAGCTTCCTGTGCTTCCATTGCAGGTATCTATAAACAATTGCAAACAGGAGAAATAAAGAAGGGACAAACAGTTGTCGCAGTATTAACCGGTAACGGGCTTAAAGACCCAAATACGGCTGTGGAGTACAGTCAAATACAACCAACTGTTATTGAAAACGATGAAGAAGAATTGGTAAGATGCTTTGGCGGTGTAGTCTCATCATGA
- a CDS encoding YuzD family protein — protein sequence MYDEKKSDKIGGKQVTVANLYVYGATQICASCVGMPSSKETYEWLQAALSRKFPSHPLTITYIDIFNPPEDPKIKEIAEKVAEGEYFYPLVILDGKVVGEGSPRLKVITEALRDYGYKSE from the coding sequence ATGTATGATGAAAAGAAAAGCGATAAAATAGGGGGAAAACAGGTGACGGTTGCAAATTTATATGTATACGGAGCCACACAAATATGTGCAAGCTGTGTTGGAATGCCATCATCAAAAGAAACATATGAGTGGCTGCAGGCTGCCTTATCGAGAAAATTCCCAAGTCACCCATTAACGATCACATACATCGATATTTTTAACCCACCAGAAGATCCGAAAATTAAAGAAATAGCTGAGAAAGTTGCCGAAGGAGAATATTTTTATCCTTTAGTCATCTTGGACGGGAAAGTAGTCGGAGAAGGAAGCCCTCGATTAAAGGTAATAACTGAAGCTTTACGAGATTACGGATATAAAAGTGAATAA
- a CDS encoding NAD(P)/FAD-dependent oxidoreductase, translating into MKNLVILGGGYGGMRILNKLTDHHFPADIHVTLVDRIPYHCLKTEFYALAAGSISDHTIRVSFPQHERIQYKYGEVSSIDLSNKKVLLKDQEPLTYDELIIGLGCEDNYHNVPGAAEYTYSIQSIDKSRSTYQALNNLGPGKVVAIIGGGLSGIELASELIEGRPDLNIKLFDRNDHILSAFPKKLSNYVESWFHEHRVDLVPNSNITKIEPNLLYNGDVSIPCDAIVWTAGIQPVQPVRELPVEKDSGNKIKLTVQHTIPGYPDVFVIGDCASLGHAPSAQLAEGQGEQIYQVLVKKWAGEPLPESFPPIKLKGILGSLGKKHGFGLMSERTIITGRMARLLKSGVLWMYKYHNG; encoded by the coding sequence ATGAAAAACTTAGTCATCCTCGGTGGTGGGTATGGTGGTATGAGAATACTTAACAAGCTCACTGATCATCATTTTCCCGCAGATATTCATGTTACTTTGGTCGATCGAATTCCTTATCATTGTTTAAAAACTGAATTTTATGCGCTTGCCGCTGGTTCCATTTCTGACCACACTATTCGTGTATCATTTCCTCAGCACGAAAGAATTCAATACAAGTACGGTGAAGTATCCTCTATCGATTTATCAAATAAGAAAGTTCTATTAAAAGATCAGGAACCGCTTACATATGATGAACTGATTATCGGCCTGGGCTGTGAGGACAATTATCATAATGTGCCTGGAGCCGCAGAATATACCTATAGCATACAGTCTATTGATAAATCTCGCAGTACCTATCAAGCACTGAATAACCTCGGACCAGGTAAAGTAGTTGCCATCATTGGCGGAGGATTAAGCGGAATTGAACTAGCTAGTGAATTGATTGAAGGACGCCCGGATTTAAATATTAAGCTTTTTGACCGTAATGACCATATTTTATCAGCATTTCCTAAAAAACTTAGTAATTATGTGGAAAGCTGGTTTCATGAACATCGTGTAGACTTAGTCCCAAATAGTAATATTACTAAGATAGAACCTAACCTGCTTTATAATGGTGACGTTTCCATTCCATGTGATGCCATTGTTTGGACCGCTGGCATTCAGCCAGTACAGCCAGTCAGAGAACTGCCTGTTGAAAAAGACAGCGGTAACAAAATAAAACTGACAGTCCAGCACACCATCCCAGGCTATCCAGATGTATTTGTCATTGGAGATTGCGCAAGCCTTGGACATGCCCCAAGTGCGCAATTGGCAGAGGGGCAAGGTGAACAAATTTATCAGGTACTGGTTAAAAAATGGGCCGGAGAACCGCTCCCAGAATCCTTCCCTCCAATTAAACTGAAGGGAATTCTAGGATCCCTTGGTAAAAAACATGGTTTCGGGCTAATGTCTGAACGTACTATTATTACTGGCAGAATGGCGCGGCTGTTAAAGTCAGGGGTTTTGTGGATGTACAAGTATCATAATGGATAA
- a CDS encoding YuzB family protein, whose protein sequence is MKPIIEFCVSNLVSGSQAAMEILDKDPNLDVIEYGCLSYCGICSASMYALVNGEVVTGDSPEELVDHIYEYLEENPMF, encoded by the coding sequence ATGAAACCAATAATTGAATTTTGTGTCAGTAATCTTGTCAGCGGTTCACAGGCCGCTATGGAGATTTTAGATAAAGATCCTAATTTGGATGTTATTGAATATGGGTGTCTTAGTTATTGTGGAATTTGCTCTGCCAGTATGTATGCCCTTGTAAATGGAGAAGTCGTAACAGGGGACAGTCCGGAAGAATTAGTAGATCATATTTATGAATATCTGGAAGAGAACCCAATGTTTTAA
- a CDS encoding homoserine dehydrogenase encodes MKPITIGLLGLGTVGTGVVQIIQNHQEKLMHQVGCPVEIKRILVKDKYKDRAMDVSSELITTSATDIISDPEIDIVIEVIGGVEDTYLLLMQALNNKKHIVTANKDLMAVYGPDLLRTASENGCDLFYEASVAGGIPILRSLVDGLASDHITKIMGIVNGTTNYIMTKMTKEKVSYQEALKEAQDLGFAEADPTADVEGLDAARKMAILATLGFSMNIGLEDVKVQGITTVSDADLALCKRLGYTMKLLGFANRTENKVEVSVQPTLLPEEHPLATVNDEYNAVYVYGEAVGETMFYGPGAGSLPTATAVVSDLVAIMKNMRLDVNGRSAVIPQFDKKLKTNEEINSKFFLRIHVKDEVGVFAQLTAIFANHGISFEKIMQLPIKVNELSEIVLVSHKAPVANFENVLRELETNEKVYSIKSTYRVEGGA; translated from the coding sequence GTGAAACCAATTACAATTGGATTACTGGGACTGGGAACTGTCGGAACAGGTGTGGTACAAATCATTCAGAATCACCAGGAAAAACTGATGCATCAGGTTGGTTGCCCGGTAGAGATTAAAAGAATCCTTGTTAAAGATAAATATAAAGATAGAGCAATGGATGTATCATCCGAACTTATAACGACTTCCGCAACAGACATCATCTCTGATCCTGAAATAGATATCGTTATTGAGGTAATAGGCGGTGTGGAAGATACTTACTTGTTGCTGATGCAGGCTTTAAATAATAAAAAACATATAGTAACAGCTAATAAAGATCTGATGGCAGTCTATGGACCGGATTTATTGCGTACTGCTTCAGAGAATGGCTGTGATTTATTTTATGAGGCAAGTGTAGCTGGGGGAATCCCTATTTTACGAAGCTTGGTAGATGGACTTGCATCAGATCATATTACAAAAATAATGGGCATTGTAAATGGTACTACGAATTATATTATGACGAAAATGACCAAGGAAAAAGTCTCTTATCAGGAAGCGTTAAAAGAAGCACAGGATCTTGGCTTTGCTGAAGCAGATCCAACTGCCGATGTAGAAGGCTTAGATGCAGCAAGAAAGATGGCGATTCTGGCAACCTTGGGCTTTTCAATGAATATTGGATTGGAAGATGTGAAGGTACAGGGGATTACAACTGTTTCTGATGCGGACCTAGCGCTCTGCAAAAGGCTTGGATACACTATGAAGCTGCTTGGGTTTGCCAATCGAACCGAAAATAAAGTGGAGGTGAGCGTCCAGCCCACCCTTTTACCGGAGGAACATCCTCTTGCTACCGTAAATGACGAATATAATGCGGTGTATGTATATGGGGAGGCAGTTGGTGAGACCATGTTTTACGGACCTGGAGCCGGCAGTCTGCCAACAGCAACAGCAGTAGTATCGGATCTTGTTGCCATCATGAAAAATATGAGGCTGGATGTAAATGGGCGAAGTGCAGTTATACCTCAATTTGATAAAAAATTAAAAACGAATGAAGAAATTAATAGCAAATTTTTTCTGCGGATTCATGTGAAGGATGAAGTTGGTGTTTTTGCACAGCTAACTGCTATTTTTGCTAACCATGGAATAAGCTTTGAGAAAATCATGCAGCTGCCAATTAAGGTCAACGAATTATCGGAAATTGTACTTGTATCACATAAGGCTCCAGTGGCTAATTTTGAAAACGTATTGCGTGAGCTGGAAACCAATGAAAAAGTTTACTCCATAAAAAGTACGTATCGAGTTGAAGGGGGAGCATAG
- the thrB gene encoding homoserine kinase, translated as MNQPDMLRIKIPASTANLGPGFDSIGIALGLYLTIEAMPSDEWMVIIKSDELKKTPSDESNFIVRMAKKAAAYFGAEMPVCRLMVKSEIPLARGLGSSASAIVAGLELANVFCNLNLSKEEKLRFASLEEGHPDNVGASIYGGMIVGIHNDCESTLVSLPIGDVGAIVTIPPFELNTERAREVLPTHLSHSQAVSSSAAANILVAAAATNDWKLVGEMMERDDFHEKYRSELMPHYSRIKRLAKEEGAYGSSISGAGPTIFSLAPSHSVPLICERLKGEFPEMNILHIPMVNTGSIIQLTDLN; from the coding sequence ATGAACCAGCCTGACATGTTGCGTATTAAAATACCGGCAAGTACAGCCAATCTGGGACCGGGATTTGACTCAATTGGAATCGCACTGGGCTTGTATTTGACGATAGAAGCAATGCCATCAGATGAATGGATGGTTATTATCAAATCGGATGAATTAAAGAAAACTCCTTCGGATGAAAGTAATTTTATTGTTCGTATGGCTAAGAAAGCTGCAGCCTATTTTGGGGCAGAAATGCCGGTCTGCAGATTGATGGTGAAAAGTGAAATACCGTTGGCAAGAGGTCTGGGCAGCAGTGCGTCAGCAATTGTAGCGGGACTTGAGCTTGCCAATGTCTTTTGTAATCTGAATTTGAGCAAGGAAGAAAAACTAAGATTTGCGAGTTTAGAGGAAGGGCATCCAGATAATGTGGGTGCATCCATTTACGGTGGCATGATTGTCGGCATTCATAATGATTGTGAATCAACCCTTGTATCATTACCGATTGGGGATGTCGGGGCAATTGTAACGATTCCTCCGTTTGAGTTGAACACTGAAAGAGCACGTGAAGTATTGCCAACTCATCTGTCCCATTCTCAAGCTGTTTCTTCAAGTGCTGCAGCGAACATTTTGGTAGCCGCTGCTGCTACAAATGATTGGAAACTGGTTGGAGAGATGATGGAAAGAGATGATTTCCATGAAAAGTATCGAAGTGAGTTAATGCCTCACTATTCTAGAATTAAACGTTTAGCAAAAGAGGAAGGAGCTTATGGCAGTTCAATCAGCGGTGCCGGGCCAACCATTTTTTCTTTAGCTCCTTCACATTCTGTTCCACTTATTTGTGAACGTCTTAAAGGAGAGTTTCCTGAAATGAATATCCTTCATATTCCAATGGTCAATACGGGTTCTATTATACAACTGACGGATTTAAATTAA
- a CDS encoding TIGR01457 family HAD-type hydrolase has protein sequence MKKYKGYLIDLDGTMYKGTERILEAVHFVQELKRQEIPYLFVTNNSSRTPEQVAEKLRQFDIPATGEQVFTTSMATANYIYEKKQDASVFIIGEDGIIEACKEKGFTFKNEDADFVITGIDRGITYEKLSVACLAVRNGATFISTNADIAIPTERGLLPGNGSLTSVVTVSTQTEPIFIGKPESIIMEQAMKVLGVSKEETLMVGDNYDTDIMAGMNAGVDTLLVHTGVTTREHLKGYDRKPTYTIDSLDQWTI, from the coding sequence ATGAAAAAGTATAAAGGTTATTTAATTGATTTAGATGGAACAATGTATAAGGGAACAGAACGAATTTTGGAGGCTGTCCATTTTGTGCAGGAACTAAAAAGACAAGAGATTCCTTATTTATTTGTAACGAATAATTCATCACGTACTCCTGAGCAGGTAGCTGAAAAGCTGCGCCAATTTGACATTCCTGCTACAGGGGAACAAGTTTTTACAACAAGTATGGCTACAGCAAATTATATATATGAGAAAAAACAAGATGCATCTGTTTTCATTATTGGGGAAGACGGTATCATTGAAGCCTGTAAAGAAAAAGGATTTACCTTTAAGAATGAAGATGCTGATTTTGTGATTACTGGAATTGATCGTGGAATTACATATGAAAAATTATCGGTTGCCTGTCTTGCAGTCCGTAATGGAGCAACATTCATTTCTACCAATGCTGATATTGCCATTCCAACTGAGAGAGGGCTCTTACCAGGTAATGGATCATTAACTTCTGTTGTTACTGTGTCTACTCAAACGGAGCCTATATTTATCGGAAAGCCTGAATCAATCATTATGGAACAGGCGATGAAGGTGCTGGGTGTCTCTAAAGAAGAGACGTTGATGGTTGGAGATAACTATGATACGGATATTATGGCTGGTATGAATGCTGGGGTTGATACATTGCTTGTTCATACTGGTGTTACGACCAGAGAACATTTAAAAGGCTATGACCGCAAGCCAACTTATACAATTGATTCATTGGATCAATGGACTATTTAA
- a CDS encoding NifU family protein, producing MAEQELFGQVQEVLDKLRPFLLRDGGDCELVDVDDGIVKLRLLGACGSCPSSTITLKAGIERALLEEVPGVVEVEQVF from the coding sequence ATGGCAGAACAAGAATTATTTGGGCAAGTTCAGGAAGTACTAGATAAATTACGTCCATTTCTTCTTCGCGACGGCGGCGACTGTGAGCTGGTTGATGTGGATGATGGAATTGTAAAATTACGTCTTTTAGGGGCTTGCGGAAGCTGTCCCAGCTCCACAATCACATTGAAAGCTGGCATCGAACGTGCACTTCTTGAAGAAGTTCCAGGCGTTGTTGAAGTTGAACAAGTTTTCTAA